Proteins encoded within one genomic window of Siniperca chuatsi isolate FFG_IHB_CAS linkage group LG4, ASM2008510v1, whole genome shotgun sequence:
- the lmod2a gene encoding leiomodin-2a translates to MSTFGYRRELKKFEEEDEDELLATLSPEELQELERELANLDDNIPIGLRQKDQTAKTPTGTFDRDALQKYWEDENKKLLEDGRMESNAGQEGCPDKSRGERVTVTTSDTGKTLDSDRKRISQKGKKAQSVFRKNYAKEDEVEKKDECKKEATIRSKCPQKNGPSKVLKSESRRTETTDQNLDATSDRPSGNPIVIDKTLEQILCDDPTMSEVNLNNIEDISQETLLRFAEALCTNTHVHVFSLANTHADDRVAFAISKMLRENCFIRNLNIESNFVSGQGILALLAALQHNRTLVELRFHNQRHICGGKVEMEMVQLLRENTTLLKLGYQFDLPGPRMTATGILTRNQDQQRQRRLQQKKEQSPPEVSGQGSGSSAENRPPKKPSQSSKTVENQNRNPPPPPPPSLDPPTRKIAEMVKQHEGSNSTKSQSNQRKPKSKKLKNGANEKESADILKDLKNALKPSLQKRQDESSRLPPPQRSSRDDLMAAIRGSSIRSLKKVDLSQA, encoded by the exons ATGAGTACCTTTGGGTACCGCAGGGAGCTGAAGAagtttgaggaggaggatgaagacgaGCTGCTGGCCACTCTGTCCCCCGAGGAGCTCCAGGAGCTGGAGAGGGAGCTGGCCAACCTCGACGACAACATCCCCATCGGCCTCAGGCAGAAAGACCAGACCGCCAAAACTCCAACGGGGACCTTCGACAGGGACGCTCTGCAGAAATACTGGGAGGATGAGAATAAGAAGCTGCTGGAGGACGGGAGGATGGAGTCCAACGCTGGACAG GAAGGATGCCCAGATAAGAGCAGGGGGGAGCGAGTGACAGTGACCACCAGCGACACCGGCAAGACTCTGGACAGCGACAGGAAAAGGATTtcacaaaaaggaaagaaagctCAGAGTGTCTTTCGCAAAAATTATGCGAAGGAAGACGAGGTGGAAAAGAAAGATGAGTGTAAAAAGGAGGCTACGATCAGGAGTAAATGTCCTCAGAAGAACGGTCCGTCAAAAGTCTTGAAGAGTGAATCGAGGAGGACTGAAACCACAGACCAAAACTTGGATGCAACCTCTGACAGACCGAGCGGGAACCCGATCGTCATCGACAAAACTCTGGAGCAGATCCTGTGTGACGACCCCACCATGAGCGAGGTCAACCTCAACAACATCGAAGACATTTCCCAGGAAACCTTGCTTCGTTTCGCAGAGGCGCTGTGCACAAACACTCATGTCCATGTTTTCAGCCTCGCCAACACTCACGCTGATGACCGGGTGGCCTTTGCCATCTCCAAGATGCTCCGTGAGAACTGCTTCATCCGAAACCTGAACATAGAATCCAACTTCGTGTCTGGTCAGGGCATCCTGGCTCTGCTGGCGGCGCTGCAGCACAACAGGACACTGGTGGAGCTTCGCTTCCACAACCAGAGGCACATCTGCGGGGGGAaggtggagatggagatggTCCAACTGCTGAGGGAAAACACCACTCTGCTCAAGCTCGGTTACCAGTTCGACCTCCCGGGCCCGAGGATGACGGCGACCGGAATCCTAACACGCAACCAGGACCAACAGCGACAGAGGAGGCTCCAACAGAAGAAGGAACAGAGTCCTCCAGAGGTGTCAGGACAAGGTTCTGGTTCGTCTGCAGAAAACAGACCACCAAAGAAGCCATCACAATCTTCTAAAACTGTTGAAAATCAGAacagaaatcctcctcctcctcctcctccatctctagACCCACCGACAAGGAAGATCGCCGAAATGGTCAAACAGCACGAAGGCTCGAACAGCACAAAGAGTCAGTCAAACCAAAGGAAACCCAAGTCAAAGAAGCTCAAGAATGGCGCCAATGAAAAGGAGAGCGCAGATATTCTCAAGGACCTGAAGAACGCCTTGAAGCCGTCACTGCAGAAGAGACAAGATGAATCGTCACGTTTGCCTCCCCCACAGAGGTCGAGCCGCGACGACCTGATGGCGGCAATTCGTGGAAGCAGCATCAGGTCCTTAAAAAAG gTGGATCTGTCACAGGCCTGA